A single window of Acidobacteriota bacterium DNA harbors:
- a CDS encoding CoA-acylating methylmalonate-semialdehyde dehydrogenase, which yields MNKLKLFVDGRFIESSAGGIDVTDPATQEVLCEVPFATADEVDRAVQGAKATFRTWREVPTPERARLLFAYQDILKKNQDDIARLLCRDTGKTWEDARGEVWRGIEVAEHACGIASLMMGETVENVARGIDTYSLVQPVGVCAGITPFNFPAMVPLWMFPLAVACGNTFVLKPSEQDPTVPNRLMELLAEAGAPDGLVQVIHGGKEQVEALLTHPDVRAVSFVGSAPVARIIYSTAAAHGKRVQALAGAKNHLVILPDADKEQAIASLVGATCGAAGQRCMAISAAVLVGAAADWVDDLKEAMAAVRPGPWDDKNASYGPQITRAARERILGYIERGKAEGAQCLLDGSGCAVDGYPDGNWVGPTLFAGVRPEMSIYRDEIFGPVLVTSEVQTLDDAIELINANPFGNGVSLFTASGGAARRFQREIRVGQVGINIPIPVPLPFFSFTGWKDSFFGDQHVYGKEAVRFYTETKTVTARWFDSAPVAGPNMTIRLG from the coding sequence ATGAACAAGCTGAAGCTCTTCGTAGACGGTCGATTCATAGAAAGCAGCGCCGGCGGCATCGACGTGACCGATCCCGCCACCCAGGAGGTGCTCTGCGAGGTGCCCTTCGCCACCGCGGACGAGGTGGACCGGGCGGTCCAGGGGGCGAAGGCGACCTTCCGGACCTGGCGCGAGGTGCCGACGCCCGAGCGCGCGCGGCTGCTTTTCGCCTACCAGGACATCCTGAAGAAGAACCAGGACGACATCGCCCGGCTGCTGTGCCGGGACACCGGCAAGACCTGGGAGGACGCGCGGGGCGAGGTCTGGCGCGGCATCGAGGTGGCGGAGCACGCCTGCGGCATCGCGTCGCTGATGATGGGCGAGACGGTGGAGAACGTCGCCCGGGGCATCGACACCTACAGCCTCGTCCAGCCCGTCGGGGTGTGCGCCGGCATCACGCCGTTCAACTTCCCGGCCATGGTGCCGTTGTGGATGTTCCCGCTGGCCGTCGCCTGCGGCAACACCTTCGTGCTGAAGCCGTCGGAGCAGGATCCGACGGTCCCCAACCGGTTGATGGAGCTGCTTGCCGAGGCCGGCGCCCCGGACGGGCTGGTGCAGGTGATCCACGGCGGCAAGGAGCAGGTGGAGGCGCTGCTGACGCACCCCGACGTGCGCGCGGTCAGCTTCGTCGGCTCGGCGCCGGTCGCCAGGATCATCTATTCCACGGCTGCCGCCCACGGGAAGCGGGTGCAGGCCCTGGCCGGCGCCAAGAACCACCTGGTGATCCTGCCCGACGCCGACAAGGAGCAGGCCATCGCGAGCCTGGTCGGCGCCACCTGCGGCGCCGCGGGCCAGCGCTGCATGGCGATCAGCGCCGCGGTGCTGGTCGGCGCGGCGGCCGACTGGGTGGACGACCTGAAGGAAGCCATGGCGGCGGTGCGGCCGGGACCCTGGGACGACAAGAACGCGAGCTACGGTCCGCAGATCACCCGCGCCGCGCGGGAGCGGATACTCGGCTACATCGAGCGGGGCAAGGCCGAGGGCGCGCAGTGTCTCCTGGACGGCAGCGGCTGCGCGGTGGACGGCTACCCCGACGGCAACTGGGTCGGACCGACGCTGTTCGCCGGCGTCAGGCCGGAGATGTCGATCTACAGGGACGAGATCTTCGGCCCGGTGCTCGTCACCTCCGAGGTGCAGACTCTCGACGACGCCATCGAGTTGATCAACGCCAACCCCTTCGGCAACGGCGTCTCCCTCTTCACGGCGTCCGGCGGCGCCGCGCGCCGGTTCCAGCGCGAGATACGGGTAGGGCAGGTGGGCATCAACATCCCCATCCCGGTGCCGCTGCCGTTCTTCTCGTTCACCGGCTGGAAGGATTCGTTCTTCGGCGATCAGCACGTCTACGGCAAGGAGGCGGTGCGCTTCTACACCGAGACCAAGACCGTCACGGCGCGCTGGTTCGATTCCGCGCCGGTGGCAGGTCCCAACATGACGATCCGGCTTGGGTAG
- a CDS encoding type II toxin-antitoxin system VapC family toxin — translation MRVALDTNRYVDLSKGLTETVALLEAAVEILLPFVVLGELRAGFAHGRRTAENERLLRRFLMKDGVRVLYADDQTTRHYAAVYCQLRKQGTPIPTNDMWLAALVVQHNLVLHARDRHFDHLPQLALV, via the coding sequence ATGAGAGTCGCGCTCGACACCAACCGCTACGTCGATCTCAGCAAGGGGCTGACGGAAACGGTCGCGCTGCTGGAGGCGGCCGTGGAGATTCTGCTGCCGTTCGTGGTGCTGGGCGAGTTGCGGGCCGGATTCGCGCACGGTAGGCGCACCGCCGAGAACGAGCGACTCCTCCGGCGCTTTCTCATGAAGGACGGGGTGCGCGTCCTGTACGCGGACGATCAGACGACGCGGCACTACGCCGCCGTCTACTGTCAGCTCCGGAAACAGGGCACGCCGATTCCCACGAACGACATGTGGCTGGCGGCGCTCGTTGTGCAGCACAACCTGGTACTGCACGCGCGGGACAGGCATTTCGACCACCTTCCGCAGTTGGCCCTGGTCTGA
- a CDS encoding ATP-binding protein has protein sequence MDPIRNPYAPGAGTPPPELAGRDELRETVRVALARVRIGRPTKSLLMVGLRGVGKTVLLDRMREEAEGTDLHALFVEAPEGRSLPALLAPRLRQVLLRLSRHAKARDLAQRALRGLAGFAKALKVKYQDIEVGLDLAPEPGLADNGDLSQDLSELLLAAGTAAKEAGTVLAVFMDELQYVDEGELAALITALHRVTQRQSPVVLVGAGLPQLRARTGRARSYAERLFDFPEVGPLGQEAAREAIEKPAQAEGVTVDEAALRHIVETTRGYPYFLQEWGKHAWDAADTSPIDLADVERATQAATAALDDSFFRVRFDRLTPSERRYLRAMAELGTGPHRSGDIADVLGKPVTSLGPTRSQLITKGMVWSPGHGDTDFTVPLFDQFMRRIMPDADWR, from the coding sequence ATGGATCCCATCCGCAATCCCTATGCACCGGGCGCCGGCACTCCTCCTCCTGAGTTGGCGGGCCGGGATGAGCTGCGCGAAACGGTCCGTGTCGCCTTGGCGCGGGTCCGAATCGGTCGTCCGACCAAGAGTCTCTTGATGGTGGGCCTGCGTGGGGTCGGCAAGACCGTTCTGCTCGACCGCATGCGGGAAGAGGCGGAGGGAACAGACCTTCACGCCTTGTTCGTCGAGGCTCCCGAGGGGCGGTCGCTACCCGCGCTTCTGGCGCCCCGGCTCCGGCAGGTGCTACTGAGGCTGTCGCGACATGCCAAGGCGCGGGATCTGGCTCAGCGGGCGCTGAGGGGGCTGGCCGGTTTCGCCAAGGCTCTCAAGGTGAAGTACCAGGACATCGAAGTCGGGCTCGATCTGGCTCCGGAGCCCGGACTGGCTGACAACGGCGATCTCTCGCAGGACTTGTCGGAGTTGCTGTTGGCGGCCGGAACGGCCGCGAAGGAAGCAGGCACGGTTCTTGCGGTTTTCATGGACGAGCTTCAGTACGTGGATGAGGGGGAGCTTGCGGCGCTCATCACTGCCCTGCACCGTGTCACGCAGCGTCAATCGCCGGTCGTGCTGGTCGGCGCCGGACTGCCGCAGTTGCGCGCCCGCACGGGACGTGCGAGATCGTACGCGGAGCGGCTGTTCGACTTCCCCGAGGTTGGACCTCTCGGCCAGGAAGCGGCGCGAGAAGCCATCGAAAAGCCTGCACAGGCGGAGGGTGTGACGGTCGACGAGGCAGCCTTGCGACACATCGTCGAGACTACTCGCGGCTATCCGTACTTTCTGCAGGAATGGGGCAAGCATGCCTGGGATGCCGCCGATACGTCGCCCATCGACCTGGCCGACGTCGAACGAGCCACTCAGGCGGCCACTGCCGCGCTCGACGACAGCTTCTTTCGCGTGCGATTCGACCGATTGACACCTTCCGAGCGGCGATACCTGAGGGCGATGGCCGAACTGGGTACGGGACCTCATCGGTCGGGCGACATCGCAGACGTTCTGGGCAAGCCTGTGACGTCGCTCGGCCCGACGAGAAGCCAGTTGATCACCAAGGGCATGGTCTGGAGCCCCGGCCACGGCGATACCGACTTTACCGTGCCGCTGTTCGACCAGTTCATGCGACGCATCATGCCGGACGCCGACTGGCGTTAG
- a CDS encoding alkaline phosphatase family protein produces the protein MPESRVVSVLLAILLCLASGCGPSAAQPEQEPPARADQRHLLVVLDGLRPDYVTPEVMPNLHALGQRGVVFTDHHAVYPTVTRVNAASISTGAYPETHGLMGNAVFFPAVDPTQFLNTGQRDNLLRIEEAEGGRLLTAPTLGERLQGAGRRMLVASAGSSGSSYLLNHTVAGGGIIHYEYALPEALGDAVRERLGPPPSLATPSHERNRYIVDALLEVGLEQVDPAVTVLWLTDPDTTAHANGIGHPASVASLRAVDEEIRRLQDGLRAADLLESLNIWVTSDHGFSTYTGAADLDALLAPFSGALPDGSPRIVAGSGAIYVRDGDAGPVGGIVEALQGSERVGAIFTRDAQAPGTLAFDAARWDHARSADVLYSAAWTDEENEYGYRGTSASNGTAGHGSTSPWDIHNTLIAVGPALRSGIEVTLPTSNVDFAPTFLYLLGLSAAPTMAGRPLTEAFRDGPDLPAEPRSAEIARETPDGRYRAVARSTVVLGRRYLDSATAERP, from the coding sequence ATGCCCGAGTCCCGCGTCGTTTCCGTGTTGCTCGCCATCCTGCTGTGCCTCGCCTCCGGCTGTGGGCCATCGGCGGCGCAACCCGAGCAGGAACCTCCCGCGCGTGCGGATCAGCGGCATCTGCTGGTCGTCCTCGACGGGTTGCGGCCCGACTACGTCACCCCGGAGGTGATGCCGAACCTGCATGCGCTGGGTCAGCGCGGCGTCGTCTTCACCGACCACCATGCGGTGTATCCGACCGTGACGCGCGTGAACGCCGCCTCCATCTCGACCGGCGCCTATCCCGAGACGCACGGGCTGATGGGCAACGCGGTCTTCTTTCCGGCGGTCGACCCGACGCAGTTCCTGAACACCGGCCAGCGGGACAACCTGCTGCGGATCGAGGAGGCGGAAGGCGGACGGTTGCTGACCGCGCCGACTCTGGGCGAGCGCCTGCAGGGCGCCGGGCGGCGGATGCTCGTGGCCAGCGCGGGCTCCAGCGGATCGTCGTACCTGCTGAACCACACCGTAGCCGGCGGCGGCATCATCCACTACGAGTACGCGCTGCCGGAGGCGCTCGGCGACGCGGTGCGGGAACGGCTCGGCCCGCCGCCTTCCCTCGCGACGCCCAGCCACGAGCGCAACCGCTACATCGTCGACGCGCTCCTGGAGGTCGGCCTCGAGCAGGTCGATCCGGCGGTTACCGTCCTGTGGCTGACCGATCCCGACACGACGGCCCATGCCAACGGCATCGGGCACCCGGCCTCGGTGGCGTCCCTGCGCGCCGTGGACGAGGAGATCCGGCGCCTGCAGGACGGCCTGCGCGCGGCGGACCTCCTCGAATCGTTGAACATCTGGGTGACCTCCGACCACGGCTTCTCGACATACACCGGCGCGGCCGACCTCGACGCCCTGCTCGCGCCGTTCTCCGGCGCCCTGCCGGACGGATCGCCGCGGATCGTGGCGGGTAGCGGTGCGATCTACGTGCGGGACGGGGATGCCGGTCCAGTGGGCGGAATCGTCGAGGCGCTGCAGGGCTCGGAGCGGGTGGGAGCCATCTTCACGAGAGACGCGCAGGCGCCCGGCACGTTGGCGTTCGACGCCGCGCGGTGGGACCATGCCCGTTCCGCCGACGTCCTCTATTCGGCGGCGTGGACCGACGAAGAGAACGAGTACGGCTACCGCGGCACGAGCGCATCGAACGGTACGGCGGGCCACGGCAGCACGAGCCCCTGGGACATCCACAACACGCTGATCGCGGTGGGTCCGGCCCTGCGTTCGGGGATCGAGGTCACGCTGCCGACGTCCAACGTCGACTTCGCTCCGACGTTCCTCTACCTGCTCGGGTTGAGCGCCGCGCCCACGATGGCCGGACGGCCGCTGACCGAGGCCTTTCGGGACGGGCCCGACCTGCCGGCCGAGCCCCGGTCGGCGGAGATCGCCAGGGAGACGCCGGACGGCCGCTACCGCGCGGTGGCCCGGTCTACGGTCGTTCTCGGCCGGCGCTATCTCGATTCCGCGACCGCGGAGCGTCCATAA
- a CDS encoding taurine dioxygenase, with the protein MPTPSPSSAPSAALRVEPLTPTIGAEITGIDLARPLDEATLAELKEAWARHLVLFFRDQELTFDQHKAVGRRFGELHIHPAAPKDAEHPEILVVHGDDKVEFVAGSLWHSDVSCDVEPPMASMLRIVQIPPSGGGDTLFSSMYAAYEGLSDRMQRFLTGLTAIHDGEQYYRGRYGAGTLRDEDYPSAEHPVIRTHPVTGKPALYVNQGFTTRIKDLPLAESDAVLAFLFKHCAQPDYHVRFRWRENSVAFWDNRCTQHLAIWDYYPETRHGYRVTIQGDAPFYDPDRGQ; encoded by the coding sequence ATGCCGACTCCGTCCCCGTCTTCCGCGCCCTCCGCAGCGTTGCGGGTCGAGCCGCTCACGCCGACCATCGGGGCCGAGATCACGGGCATCGACCTCGCCCGGCCGCTCGACGAGGCGACGCTGGCCGAGCTGAAGGAAGCCTGGGCGCGGCACCTGGTCCTCTTCTTCCGCGACCAGGAGCTGACGTTCGATCAGCACAAGGCGGTCGGCCGCCGCTTCGGCGAACTGCACATCCACCCGGCGGCGCCGAAGGATGCCGAGCACCCGGAGATCCTGGTCGTCCACGGCGACGACAAGGTGGAGTTCGTGGCGGGAAGCCTGTGGCACTCCGACGTCTCGTGCGACGTCGAGCCCCCGATGGCCAGCATGCTCCGGATCGTGCAGATTCCCCCGTCCGGTGGCGGCGACACGCTCTTCTCCAGCATGTATGCCGCCTACGAGGGACTCTCGGACCGCATGCAGCGGTTCCTCACCGGACTGACCGCCATTCACGACGGCGAGCAGTACTATCGGGGCCGCTACGGTGCGGGCACCCTCCGGGACGAAGACTACCCCTCGGCCGAGCACCCGGTCATCCGCACCCACCCGGTCACCGGCAAGCCCGCGCTCTACGTGAACCAGGGATTCACCACGCGCATCAAGGACCTGCCGCTCGCCGAGAGCGACGCCGTGCTGGCGTTCCTGTTCAAGCATTGCGCGCAGCCCGACTATCACGTCCGGTTCCGGTGGCGGGAGAACTCGGTCGCCTTCTGGGACAACCGCTGCACCCAGCATCTGGCAATCTGGGACTACTACCCCGAGACCCGCCACGGTTACCGCGTCACCATCCAGGGCGACGCGCCGTTCTACGACCCCGACCGCGGTCAGTGA
- a CDS encoding transcriptional repressor — protein MNEDAERLLRRHGLQVTAQRLAVLRAISNRPHATADELADDVRGSIGSISRQAVYDTLGTLVNKGLARRIQPAGSPARYEDRVGDNHHHLVCRACGVMVDVDCAVGEAPCLTAEDDHGFAIDQAEVIYWGYCPGCRDRSAGRNATGKNGKG, from the coding sequence GTGAACGAGGATGCCGAACGGCTCCTGAGGCGGCACGGGCTGCAGGTCACCGCGCAGCGGCTCGCGGTGCTGCGAGCGATATCGAATCGCCCGCACGCCACGGCCGACGAGCTGGCCGACGACGTGCGGGGGAGCATCGGGTCGATCTCGCGGCAGGCGGTGTACGACACCCTGGGGACGCTGGTCAACAAGGGCCTGGCCCGCAGGATTCAGCCCGCGGGGTCGCCGGCGCGGTACGAGGATCGGGTCGGCGACAATCACCATCATCTCGTCTGCCGCGCCTGCGGCGTCATGGTCGACGTCGACTGCGCCGTCGGCGAGGCGCCTTGTCTCACCGCCGAGGACGATCACGGCTTCGCGATAGACCAAGCCGAGGTCATCTACTGGGGGTACTGCCCCGGCTGCCGCGATCGGTCCGCGGGCAGGAACGCAACGGGAAAGAACGGAAAGGGTTGA
- a CDS encoding valine--pyruvate transaminase has translation MDVSAYGRRLLGDSGTRSLMDDLGAIAAAGGAIMNLGGGSPSLIPAAEATFRRHMESLLRREGAFERAIGLYGGPEGDRDFAGALAGLLRREVGWKVTARNIALTNGSQSAFLPLFNLLAGPMGDGRPARRILLPLSPEYIGYADLGFTPGLFTARRSTIHELDDKLFKYGVDFDGLDEVEDIGAICVSRPTNPTGNVITDEEVARLGAVARARGVPLILDTAYGAPFPGIVFGESTPVWDEHTVVCMSLSKLGLPGFRTGIVIANEEIIESLSAATAIYCLSPGRLGPALATELIESGELLPLARDVIRPHYADRAARAVDRLRAGLRDYPIRIHKPEGAFFLWLWMPGLPTGNAALYERLKQRDVIVVSGHYFFPGREDDDWPHKRECIRISYADDWERTERGLDIIAEEVGRAYDGAAGRRTA, from the coding sequence ATGGATGTTTCGGCGTACGGGCGACGGCTGCTGGGCGACTCCGGCACGCGGTCGCTGATGGACGACCTCGGCGCAATCGCGGCGGCCGGCGGCGCGATCATGAATCTGGGCGGGGGCAGTCCGAGCCTGATACCAGCCGCGGAAGCGACGTTCCGCCGCCACATGGAGTCGCTGTTGCGGCGCGAAGGGGCGTTCGAGCGGGCCATCGGACTGTACGGCGGACCGGAGGGTGATCGAGATTTCGCCGGGGCCCTGGCCGGACTACTTCGGCGCGAGGTCGGCTGGAAGGTCACCGCGCGCAACATCGCCCTGACCAACGGCAGCCAGTCCGCCTTCCTCCCGCTGTTCAATCTGCTGGCGGGGCCTATGGGCGACGGCCGGCCGGCGCGCCGCATCCTGCTGCCGCTCTCGCCCGAGTACATCGGCTATGCGGACCTCGGCTTCACGCCCGGCCTGTTCACCGCGCGCCGTTCGACCATCCACGAGCTCGACGACAAGCTCTTCAAGTACGGTGTGGACTTCGACGGCCTGGACGAGGTGGAGGACATCGGTGCGATCTGCGTATCGCGGCCCACCAACCCGACCGGCAACGTGATCACAGACGAGGAGGTCGCGCGGCTCGGCGCCGTCGCCCGGGCCCGCGGCGTGCCCCTCATCCTGGATACCGCGTACGGCGCGCCGTTTCCCGGCATCGTATTCGGCGAGTCGACACCCGTGTGGGACGAGCACACGGTCGTCTGCATGAGCCTGTCCAAGCTGGGACTTCCCGGATTCCGCACCGGCATCGTGATCGCGAACGAGGAGATCATCGAGTCGCTGTCGGCCGCCACCGCGATCTACTGCCTGTCGCCGGGCAGGCTCGGCCCCGCGCTCGCCACCGAGCTCATCGAGAGCGGGGAGCTGCTGCCACTCGCGCGCGACGTCATCCGACCCCACTACGCCGATCGCGCGGCCCGCGCGGTCGACCGGCTCCGCGCCGGACTGCGCGACTATCCCATCAGAATTCACAAGCCGGAGGGGGCCTTCTTCCTGTGGCTATGGATGCCGGGGCTCCCGACAGGCAACGCGGCGCTCTACGAGCGGCTCAAGCAGCGCGACGTCATCGTCGTCTCCGGCCACTACTTCTTTCCGGGGCGCGAGGACGACGACTGGCCGCACAAGCGGGAGTGCATCCGCATCAGCTACGCCGACGACTGGGAGCGGACGGAACGCGGGCTGGACATCATCGCGGAGGAGGTGGGGCGGGCGTACGACGGCGCCGCCGGCCGCCGCACCGCTTGA
- a CDS encoding methyltransferase domain-containing protein, with protein sequence MRPDSAPDTREEPYLLGTDAEEKRRLETQHRLWAEWAHDLWDRAGFGPGDRLLDLGCGPGFAALELAERVGARGQVLAVDESARFVGSLADEADRRGLTRLEARVERVEALRLPPDSLDGAFARWLFCFLPDPLPIIERVVSGLRPGGRLVVWDYLNYRATALYPRSRAFERVLAAVDESWRRTGGDLNVGERLPGLIAGAGCRVLELVPLSRFARPGTALWQWPTGFFFGYVPKLVEAGLLTEAERESFEAEWREREQDPGAFLSAPPMIGIVAEKR encoded by the coding sequence ATGAGACCCGATTCCGCGCCGGACACGCGCGAAGAGCCATACCTGCTCGGAACCGACGCCGAGGAAAAGCGGCGGCTGGAGACGCAGCACCGGCTCTGGGCCGAGTGGGCGCACGACCTCTGGGACCGGGCCGGCTTCGGGCCGGGCGATCGCCTGCTCGATCTGGGCTGCGGTCCGGGATTCGCCGCTCTGGAGCTGGCGGAGCGCGTGGGCGCTCGGGGCCAGGTGCTCGCCGTGGACGAGTCCGCCCGCTTCGTCGGGTCGCTTGCCGACGAAGCAGACCGAAGGGGACTCACCCGGCTCGAGGCGCGGGTAGAGCGCGTGGAGGCGCTCAGGCTGCCACCCGATTCCCTGGACGGCGCCTTCGCGCGCTGGCTGTTCTGCTTTCTCCCCGACCCTCTGCCCATCATCGAACGAGTTGTGTCGGGGCTGCGGCCGGGGGGCCGGCTCGTGGTCTGGGACTACCTGAACTACAGGGCGACCGCGCTGTATCCCCGGAGCCGGGCGTTCGAACGCGTGCTCGCGGCGGTGGACGAGAGCTGGCGGCGCACCGGGGGCGACCTGAACGTCGGCGAGCGGCTCCCGGGACTCATCGCGGGCGCCGGCTGCCGCGTTCTGGAGCTCGTCCCGTTGTCTCGGTTCGCCCGGCCCGGCACGGCGCTGTGGCAGTGGCCCACGGGCTTCTTCTTCGGCTACGTGCCGAAGCTGGTGGAAGCCGGCTTGCTGACGGAAGCCGAGCGCGAGTCGTTCGAGGCGGAATGGCGCGAGCGCGAGCAGGACCCCGGCGCGTTCCTGTCGGCGCCGCCGATGATCGGGATCGTCGCCGAGAAGCGATAG
- the katG gene encoding catalase/peroxidase HPI gives MGHGQTAAAAAANLRWWPNQLNLKVLHQNSALSDPMGEAFDYAEEFQTLDLDAVKQDIEAVMTTSQDWWPADYGHYGPLFIRMAWHSAGTYRIHDGRGGGASGTQRFAPLNSWPDNANLDKARRLLWPIKQKYGRKISWADLMILAGNCALESMGLKTFGFAGGREDIWEPEEDINWGPETEWLGDERYSGDRELANPLGAVQMGLIYVNPEGPNGNPDPVAAGRDIRETFGRMAMNDEETVALIAGGHTFGKTHGAGDADRHVGPEPEGAAIAEQGLGWKSTFGSGKAGDAITSGLEGAWTPTPIAWDNSFFEILFGYEWELTKSPAGANQWIPKGGAGAGSVPDAHDSSTRHTPVMLTTDLALRMDPIYEPISRRFHQNPDAFADAFARAWFKLTHRDMGPVSRYLGPEVPGEQLLWQDPVPAVDHELIDAPDVAALKSRILASGLSVSQLVSTAWASASTFRGSDKRGGANGARIRLAPQKDWEVNQPAGLAAVLGVLEGIQRDFNGAQSGGRRVSLADVIVLGGCAAVEQAAKNAGHDVEVPFSPGRADAVQEQTDVESFAVLAPAADGFRNYVGNGHRRAAEELLVDRAQLLTLTAPEMTVLVGGLRVLNANVAQSERGVFTKRPGTLTNDFFVNLLDMNTSWEASAASGEVFEGRDRGTGEVRWTGTAVDLVFGSNSQLRAIAEVYACDDSQQAFVRDFVAAWDKVMNLDRFDLS, from the coding sequence ATGGGTCACGGGCAGACGGCGGCCGCCGCCGCGGCGAATCTGCGCTGGTGGCCGAATCAACTGAACCTGAAGGTGCTGCACCAGAACTCGGCGCTGTCCGATCCCATGGGTGAGGCGTTCGACTACGCCGAGGAGTTCCAGACGCTCGACCTCGATGCCGTGAAGCAGGACATCGAGGCGGTGATGACGACGTCGCAGGACTGGTGGCCGGCCGACTACGGCCACTACGGGCCGCTGTTCATCCGGATGGCGTGGCACAGCGCGGGCACCTACCGCATCCACGACGGCCGCGGCGGCGGCGCCTCGGGCACGCAGCGATTCGCGCCCCTCAACTCCTGGCCCGACAACGCGAACCTCGACAAGGCGCGCCGCCTGCTGTGGCCGATCAAGCAGAAGTACGGCCGGAAGATCTCGTGGGCCGACCTCATGATCCTCGCGGGCAACTGCGCCCTGGAATCGATGGGGCTCAAGACGTTCGGTTTCGCCGGCGGGCGCGAGGATATCTGGGAGCCGGAGGAGGACATCAACTGGGGCCCGGAGACCGAGTGGCTCGGCGACGAGCGCTACAGCGGCGACCGGGAGCTCGCGAACCCGCTCGGCGCTGTCCAGATGGGCCTGATCTACGTGAATCCCGAGGGGCCCAACGGCAACCCGGATCCGGTTGCCGCCGGCCGGGACATTCGCGAGACGTTCGGTCGGATGGCGATGAACGACGAGGAGACGGTCGCCCTCATCGCGGGAGGGCACACGTTCGGCAAGACGCACGGCGCCGGCGACGCGGACCGGCACGTGGGTCCCGAGCCGGAAGGCGCGGCCATCGCGGAGCAGGGCCTCGGCTGGAAGAGCACCTTCGGCAGCGGCAAGGCCGGCGACGCGATCACCAGCGGGCTGGAGGGCGCCTGGACGCCCACCCCGATCGCCTGGGACAACAGCTTCTTCGAGATCCTGTTCGGCTACGAGTGGGAGCTGACCAAGAGCCCCGCGGGGGCGAATCAGTGGATTCCGAAGGGTGGCGCGGGCGCCGGCAGCGTGCCGGATGCCCACGATTCCTCGACGCGGCACACGCCGGTCATGCTGACGACCGACCTCGCGCTGCGGATGGACCCGATCTACGAGCCCATATCGAGGCGCTTCCACCAGAACCCGGACGCGTTCGCGGACGCCTTCGCCAGGGCGTGGTTCAAGCTGACGCACCGCGACATGGGGCCGGTCTCGCGCTACCTCGGCCCGGAGGTTCCCGGCGAGCAGCTCCTGTGGCAGGACCCCGTGCCCGCCGTCGATCACGAGCTGATCGACGCGCCGGACGTCGCCGCGCTCAAGAGCCGGATCCTCGCATCGGGACTGTCCGTTTCCCAACTGGTCTCGACCGCCTGGGCGTCCGCCTCGACGTTCCGCGGCAGCGACAAGCGCGGCGGCGCCAACGGGGCGCGCATTCGCCTCGCCCCGCAGAAGGACTGGGAAGTGAACCAGCCGGCCGGGTTGGCCGCCGTGCTGGGCGTCCTCGAGGGAATCCAGCGGGACTTCAACGGCGCACAGTCCGGCGGAAGGCGGGTCTCGCTCGCCGACGTGATCGTGCTGGGCGGTTGCGCTGCCGTCGAGCAGGCCGCGAAGAACGCCGGGCACGACGTCGAGGTTCCCTTCTCGCCGGGGCGCGCCGACGCGGTGCAGGAGCAGACGGACGTCGAGTCGTTCGCCGTGCTGGCGCCGGCCGCGGACGGGTTCCGCAACTACGTCGGAAACGGACACCGCCGCGCCGCCGAGGAGCTGCTGGTGGACCGGGCGCAGTTGCTGACCCTGACCGCTCCCGAGATGACCGTGCTCGTCGGCGGCCTGCGCGTACTGAACGCCAACGTGGCGCAGTCCGAGCGCGGCGTCTTCACGAAGCGCCCCGGCACGTTGACCAACGACTTCTTCGTCAACCTGCTCGACATGAACACGTCCTGGGAGGCGTCCGCCGCGTCCGGCGAGGTGTTCGAGGGGCGCGATCGCGGGACGGGCGAGGTCAGGTGGACCGGCACCGCCGTCGATCTCGTCTTCGGTTCGAACTCGCAGCTCCGCGCCATCGCGGAGGTCTACGCCTGCGACGACTCGCAGCAGGCCTTCGTGCGGGACTTCGTGGCGGCGTGGGACAAGGTGATGAATCTCGACCGTTTCGACCTGTCCTGA